From the genome of Labrus mixtus chromosome 17, fLabMix1.1, whole genome shotgun sequence:
gaTCAGGTTTTGTTTAGATGCATTGCACCCTAAAGTCTTTGCTGAGCTccggtgtgtttttttcagtcatcCCTTGGCTCTAAATGTTTATCTCGACATCCAGACAATGCAGTGGAAGTGATTTAGATGGCAGCTGAAAATACTCCTCGAATCTCTGGTTTGGAGTCATAGGAGCACACGATGGAAAAACAGATGTGCCATGGGAAAATGACCTCTTGTAGACAAACAAGCCCAACTTTGTCAGTTTTCTTCATTCACCCTTTTAGCAGATCTGGAAGTACAACAATAGTTTCTTCTGCAAAATGGTGCACACCTCGTACATTTCTGCATTTGTCTGATTGCAATCTGCAGTACTGAGCTGAGTCAAAAGTAGATGGTACAGTATTAGGTTCCTTTAGTAGCCAAATAGAGACAACTCACTCAGTTTTTGACCTTTGATGCCCATTGAAGACAGAGATTTCTGCCTTTGCAACATCAGATTGTAAAGGTGATCCTTAGTTTACTGATGCTGGTCATGTCTGTCATTTGTTTACATCCATGTGACTCCCTCAGACACAGCCACACTTCCTGGCAGAATGCTTCTTCAACGTGTGATACACAACATTGTCGTCCAAGAAAGACAAGTCATCGTCGAAAGCAATCGGTCGACAGCAGGTGCGCGAGGGCGTGTCCTTGTTCAGCTTCTTGTTGTGTGTGAGGTTGTTGAGGATTTTGTCATAGTTTGTCTCTGCTTCGGCACAGGGGCCACTGCAGTACCGGAAGATCAGCTCCTCTTTAGTCTGGTAGCCAAGCCCCAAGTCTGTCACGTTGAGGTGAACCTCCTTCAGCAAGCAGCCTCGAGTCTGCACCGATATTCTCTCCCTTCCCCTCTCGCTCCGTCCTCCTTTATTGCCTCGAGTCCCCCCCCGCCCGCGACCTCGCCTCCTGTCCCCATGtcctctcccttctcctctcGTGCCTCCTGAGTTTGCTgctcccctctgtctctgctcccTCCGTCCCCTGGAGCCCTCTCTGGAATCTGATGATCTTCGGAGTCTGCCAATAGTAGCCTCGATGAAATCCATTACATCATCGAACTGCTCTGGATAGGGACCTGCGATgtcatctgaaaaaaaacagacaaaacagattCAATTACTTATTCAAACCATCATTTTAACTCAGATATGGACACTAAAAGTATTTTCAAAGGTGACTCCAATGATGTGCTCAATCAATGGTTTCATGTTGTGTAAGAATGTAAaaggcaaataaataaaactttaaatatctctgtgaaacaaacaaatccaacaTAATAAAACTTCATGACTGTTGTGGAAACATTGCACAaccaaaaacaagaaacatctAAGTAATAAATTATCTTTATGATCAAGTTCAAAACCAATCATGTAatgtgaaaataacattttatctgaacaaaagatgacatttcaggaaatgtgtttttttttttgttgttgctttctttcagagagatttaaaaaaaaaaaacaccttaccACTCATGACCgtctgttaaatataaagtataCAGTTAGCTttgcttagcacaaagactggaaatgGGGAGGAACCACAAGCCTTTGCTTTTCCAAGTTACAATACCggggctccaaggaaaaaagGTTAAGAACCACTGTTCTAAACGATTTCTTTGATTGCAGAAATTCAAACATGTCGATAACATGCAGATTTAAATAAGTGCAGTAGGACCAATAAAATTCAAAAATGTAACCCAGATCTGCGACACAAATTTTCCACAAAAGAGTGGTGTACTATGTTGTTGACGTACACTTATATAGTCAGCCAGCAGCACATGTTCTCAGGCTGACACAAACGCAGACAATGTCCATAAATACTGACAAACGTGCAGATGAGAAATGGTGCATGCTGATTTATAGATTAGTCTCGGCTGGAGGAATGCATAAAGCGGTCCAGAGTTGCTCATATGGATGTGCAGGTGCCCCGCTCTAACTCCTTCCGTGATGGCTGTTGGGGGATGAGATGGAGGTTGAAGGTCAGAGGGTGTTGTCCATTCCATTTTGAGAATTTTGtcatcaaaagaagaagaagaaaagtttgtTCCTCCTTAATGATGGGATGCCGGAagacttgattttctttttttttattaaaagcatAGTGCCTCCATAAAGTTCCAATCATCTTGGAACCTGAGATGTTAAAGGACGTTTCGGGCTGTACAGCTTTAATAACCAGCCTTGCTTTCAGACACCTATTGCCTGTATTGATACAGTAGGCGAAGACCAATTACACCACCATTAGGGAGGttgtttttcagtcatttaaacCTTTCACGGCTGTAATTTTAGACCTCTAAGACTTCAAAGGCCAAATAAATGGAAATCACATGCTCTGAGTCATTTAGACATTGCGGATTGAAGTCTGCTTGAAACTGAAAACATGCACCAGCACAGCCCTGCGCCATCTGCAGTGAGGAGCAACGAGGACTGACTGAAAACCTTGGACCCTCCTGTGTTACATGTTGATTCTATTACGGAGCAACGTCCCTCCCACTTCTACACCCGCAGGTCTGGAAACGCTGGACTGAATCATGAAGACATATTGTTCTGAAATGAATCAATTAGTTCGCCTCTAATCCCCATTACCTGCGTAACTCTGCGCACGTGAGATTGGATGTGTGCCTCGGTCGCACAGTGCGGCAGAGTGTGATGTCTGGCAGGTGGCCTTGTGGCTAACACGGCTTCTCTATTGCGGTGTCACCTATCTCTATcatcttttacctgttcttctTGCTATCTGATCTGCCTGCACTCTCCAGCTGATTGGGCCGCGGTTCGTGTATCAGGTGAGCCTGGGCCAATCTGTTTAGACACACCTGCCCTTTGATTTGGACACCTTCTATTGTATGTCTGCTGACAGGAAGGGTGGATACAGTGTGCAGCTGCTGACAGACTAGAGGGCTGGTTGAAAAAGGATTCAAATTGTGCCTTAATGATACGACTAAagagacatgtttttgtttaaaataatcacCAACCCACGAGCAGCTTTGGACAGAGAAAACTCActaaatgcttaaaaaaatatagccTACATTGGTTTTCTTTAAGATGATATTTTGCTGAAATATAAGTCTCCTTTTGAAGCTAATGACTGCAAATTATAGTTTAAGTGTTTAGGATGATTGGCTTTCACACAGTAATGGTTTCAGTAGATACGGCGGGCACACCATCAATGGAGAGGTTTTATATCCGTCATTTAAACCTTTCATGGATGTAATTTCAGtaaataaagtcttaaaaatCACTAAATGCAACAAATAGCATTCGTTTTCTTCCAGATATTTCCTCACTAAAATATCAGTCTCCATGTGCGTTTGATAACTGAATACTtcagtttgaaatgtaaaagaaaagcaaGTGTTTCTTTGTGATAATGCTCAAACCTAAAtatccctcctctctctggcaCTGCGGCGTCTTTTTTACACTATTAGTGCATAGTTAATGGTCTCAGGTTACAAAGCAGATCAGTGATGTCAACTTGGTCCAAACTGAATATGAGGTGGCAGCACAAACATTCGTCCAAATGTTCCATTCCTTATCTAGTTCTTGGCTGCGACTCCTTCGGTGTGAAGATGATACAGTGTCATGTTGatccaaacaaaataaatccctGCCCACTGTCACTGTTAAAAGGAACGTAAACACAGAACTCTCGCTTGGTGCTTCAAACTTTCCGGGCCCTTGCCAGCATCTCTGTCTGCCCCTGGAACTTCTTGTGACCTGGTTCAAACCATTTTCTCAGAGACACGCCATGATTTCTGACTTTTGGCAGACGGGTAGAGGTCATAGGTCATTGTgtcacagagaggcagaggtgAACATAAACAAGGGAGtctggaggggtggggggggggagggggggggggtatagaGCTGTCAATGCCTTTTCCCCTGCTGCTGGCTTGTTTTGACATCAGCATGATGTAACACACAGCAGccataaaacacaaattaagaTCTTCCGCCTGATAACCAGCTTGTCTGAAGAGCTTATCAAGGTAGGCCTCTTCTCTGTTGGCTCAATCCATCGGCTATCACTATACGTGCTGTTTGTCAAGTGTGATAAGTGAAGAAGAGCTAAATATCTAAACATTCAAGCCACAGTTGCCCTTGAGCTAAATGAACTGCACACATTTCATCCCAGTTCACACATCGCAGTTaattaaagattaaaacagGTTGAATCTCACTTTTTCCCATATGATTAATTGGTCAGATGCATGTTGGGTAAGAGATTTGTTTTACAAGCAGCATAAGTTACAAGTTGTTTTGCTGAATGACGCTGTGTGCCTTACATTGATCCTCCATAGAGATCTCCTGCAGGTTGTGGTCTTCACCCTGGAACGTAGGCTCTTCCTCCTCCGCGGACAAGGGAACAGGGTCACTGTAGCTGCTGGGGAAATAAGTCCTCTTGGCTGGGTATGTGTGTCGGTAGAGAGGCCGTGTAGCAACAGAGCTCAGGAGCAACAAACACGTGGCCAAAACATCCCATAACTTCATCTTAGACTCAGTTCCGATAAGGAAAGCTGCAAACAGAAGAGGATATTTGATTTGGGATAAAACTAAACTgatcataaaaacaattaattaaaattatattatatattattattattattattattattattattattgagatGAGCACACTTCCAATGTAATGTAGGCCAGCccttgtttaaaatgaagtcagcagtgtgtgaaagagTTTAGCCACCCCTGACTCATTCTGTATTAATAACTGTATGTCATCATCTCAAGAGGCTGATTTGATCCTCACTTTGTCTCCGTCTCAAAGAAGTGTTGGCTGTAAATATAAACATCATAGTAAACGGCTCAAATTCCTCATATATTAGTCACAGTGAAAAATGACCCTATAAAGTAAAGATgcccacaaaaacaaaatgaaaacggAAGAATCATTGAGAAATGTATGCGTAAATTCGTGCGTAAAAGTACCgtttttaatattaaaagcATCGGCTTTAACCCTTGCACATGTGTAGTCTTTACAGTCGTCCAGGCCCACTGGgattataaaataatacattcatGATGTTGTACTATCAGTCAGGCTGCTCGTAATGAGGCACGGAGGGTGCGCCTCTTACAAAAATGCGCTGCTTAAAGCACGCACCAAAGCGTGTTGGCACCGATAGCCTAAATAATGGTGTGAGTTGGCCAGATGGCAATCCCCAAAGCTTACGTGACTCCGTCTAATGGCATGTTGAGTCTGCAGTAAACCTAAAGAGATACGCGTGGATAAATACTGGCCTTAAACATGCTATGCGAAAGTCCTGACAAGTATGTGTAAACCCTGTGTATGATACATTTATGTTCCCGTTGATATGCTAATTAATCAACAATTTCTTAATTGGGGTTTTGGTGCCCTTTAAGCAAATCATTTGAGGACATAGAATATTCAACTTTGACTTTCAAATGATAAAATTACTATGCATCACTTACCTTAAATATGGCCCATGCAGACCTGAAACTCGCTTGGCTGTTGGTGATcaaatgcaaacagaaaacGCGACTCATTGAGTGTCCAAAGCTGAATCAGCTGCTTGAATCGTGTGTACAGCCACCCTCAAAAAATTCCCTGAAAACGAGTTCgaattttgttttgtgtccCGGTAGGAAAAAGCTGAAATATCGCACCAGCTTGTCTTTCATACTCCGATCTAGTGCACCAACCAAACCATGCGTCTCCCCACACTTTGGAGTCCAAAGGTAGGTGTTGAAGAGAAGCGGACCAAGTGCCACTGCGCCTCACGGGGTACAGTTGCAGTCGCTGATTAATTGGATGCTACGTTTCCACGTTGGAAATCCGAGAAAGTTCCACCATCTCCGACTGAAAGGAGTCCAATGAAGACATCAGCGTCTCCGAGGCGCAAAGAGTGCACAATATCTGTCTCCCAGAGTGCATGAAGCGCTCGTCTGCCTCTTGAGAAAACACTTCAATCGTTGCTTAATCCAGAAATGCGTCAAACGCTCATAATCGCCAACATCTGACAATAACTCGACATGGTAAACAAGTCATATGAGTGTGTTGTGTCTCCATTTTCTCCTGGTCAGATACAGTCTATGTAGCTCGATGAGTTTCCTGACGCGCTGTCCTCATACTGGGACTGAATCCGGACAGATGTCTGCGCATAACACCGCAGCGGGCGCAGAGGGCAGTTTGGAGAGATTTATAGTTCAGTGCGCTCTGACGTTTGGGGCAGTTGGTGCCCGCCCCTCTTTATACCCCTGCAGGAGCAAACAGCGAGGAACAGAGGGTCGGCATATCTCTCCAAACCAACCCCTGGAGCCCACGTTTGGAGCAGCGCAGTTTTCAGATGTCTTGGGGATTATGTCACACATCCTGATGTCCTCGGATTAGATTTCAGTATGCGGAATGCGATTTGGAGATGTTCTGTTGCGATGCATGTTACTAACCTGATCTGCGCGCTCATGCGCAACGGTGTCAGGTTCCGTCTGTTGGCTACCCAATCTCAGATTTAAGAGTCCCACTTTACTTGCTATTTACTAGAACATATTTGTAAATATCCAAGGGGAGCATTTAGGGCACAGTGGACACTTTGATAGGCTGTGTCAGCCAATGTAGACACGTGTGATTTCTTCCTCTCCAAATTGACAACATAAATTTGTAACTCATACACACCTCAGAGCATCTGCTCATTCAATAAGCATTTTCTTGTCAAGGTGAGCCCGGggcaacaccacacacaccacaaaagAAGGAACTAACTAAACCGTGGCACCTGAGAAAGCCTTTCCATCACCCCTCATGATTTACACCCACCTTTCATCTCCTGCACAACTGAATTCCACAAGTAAACCAGCCCGTTCACAATTAAActcatgttgtgttcatgtgcCAGAAGAGACCAGCTCCTTCCAACAACTAAACACTTGCCTTTCCAGGAAGCGTTCTGGTTTTAATTTGACACGTTTAAATGCTGCTAAAGATGGCTGTACAATAAAAGAACTGAAATCCCAGCACTGACACGTTAAATCCACCCTGACTTATCTGTTATTCAGTGGTTTTAAGGCTGATGTTTGTTTGCTCATGGGCTGAAATGTCTTGTcaatacatgtttttcttccaaGCATTTTGTGTGCCCTGCCCTTACTTTTAAGTATCTGCATGCTACTGAGCCAAGTCGTCATTGTATAGATTCCTTTCAGTCATGTTCTCACATGGTTTCTTTGCATTAAGCTCAATAAGCTGACAGCTTCTAATGCCGTGTTTGACATGAGGGAACCCTTTAACTTAATGGTAATATGTTCCAGATCCAGACATTAGTTACATTTAATGATGTCCACACTTATAGGATAACATATTTATCTCGTGATTTTGAAATGTGACCtggatgtacagtatatgaGCTGTTCTGTCATGACTGAAAGTGAGCCCAGTTCCTGTGATTTAGGTGTTACAGTGATCCTTCACATCAGCAGTCATAACTCTCTCTGCCTTCTAGGTCAGGGTAAGTAAACAACATCACTTCGTACACATCtgaaatatatgaaaaaaacaaatcaaataaagagaTTTCTTTAAAGGTTCCACACAGGAACATTGAACTGTTTTATGGGTCtctgctatgtttttttttccgccagtgcatgctgggaaagtCTGGCTCCCATTCACACTGAACAGGAACAAGCAGGTAAAAGAGAATGAATGAAAGGAAATCACACTTCTGTAAACAAACTCAAATGCATGAATGTAATGTGAACTGTCAGACATTccattagaataaaaaaaaaaaagattgagtcATCAGAAGGCAGAGTGAGTGTTTTCAGACTTCTGTGGGATTCTTGAAGGTTATTTAAAGTTCAGAAGTGTCAGAGAAGGTAGAGCAGAGAAATCTAAAACTGTTCTGTCTACTGGTTCTTCTGATTTTTACACTCACTGTTACTGTACATCTTGGGTTAGAATGAGGGAATCACTAGCCGTTTAAAATAacgttttttattattttctaacaAGCTCTCTGTCTAAGGCCTATTatgtatagaaaaaaaagatcagtaaAATACGGGACGTGTTTTTATGCAAAGCTATATCACATGCATTATAAACGACACTGTGTGCATATCGGCTCCAAAGTTCGTCATGTTTTCCAAAGTAACAGGGTGTCActcttgaaacaaaaaaacaatccaaataTCAAAGGGCTTGGTCTTTCTCACCACAAGAACTTCTTCAACTACATTTCCAccgtttttctctccttcctcagagtcaagtTTTCTAACCTCAAAGTCCAGTCCTTAATCAAAATGATACCAATGATTCAGAGCTCGGCTGATGGTCAGCTGAGGCTTAGTCATTGGACAAACGGTATGAATGCATGGCCTGTAAATCACGGACTCAAACTGACTGGACACATTGTTGTATGATCAGTGCATTAACAttgcaatataaaaaaaaccaattTCTTTAGGTAGTCTTTTGTCATGT
Proteins encoded in this window:
- the gdnfa gene encoding glial cell line-derived neurotrophic factor, whose protein sequence is MKLWDVLATCLLLLSSVATRPLYRHTYPAKRTYFPSSYSDPVPLSAEEEEPTFQGEDHNLQEISMEDQYDIAGPYPEQFDDVMDFIEATIGRLRRSSDSREGSRGRREQRQRGAANSGGTRGEGRGHGDRRRGRGRGGTRGNKGGRSERGRERISVQTRGCLLKEVHLNVTDLGLGYQTKEELIFRYCSGPCAEAETNYDKILNNLTHNKKLNKDTPSRTCCRPIAFDDDLSFLDDNVVYHTLKKHSARKCGCV